The Parcubacteria group bacterium genome has a window encoding:
- the priA gene encoding primosomal protein N': MDTSDKKYLISVAPLTRIALSRDQSFFYMWHEMLSTGTLVSISIGRRTIEGIVTDSAPDFPRESQFQIKRVTKIIEKDFLTKEQLELAQYISEYYYAPLGLVLKHFVPQRTMMRGTPVTLRIKKHTIETNVAQEDIIAQLFTTHKTSRSFFLHAPVVHDKMTILLGLLQKIHAESTSQTLYILPELMQTPYISEFFHQFFPADEVAILHSKIPRGQYYHKWRAIRTGKVRVIIGTRSALFAPFTKLATVIIDEAHDPSHKQWDHYPLYDARTVSYTLATLHNATHILTSAAPRAVDYVHKLTKDASLTFVQSPAHAHAKIEIVDMKKERWDKNRSPLSRTLTYQIKTALQKNKQVLLFVNRQGESAFSLCTKCRTVVLCPTCDRALIHHSSKKYMCIHCSFTMPSSAKCTACKAPVEHIGIGTQRIAKELHKALPKARIAVVDSSTMKKTGAHKKIYDDFRDKKIDVVIGTQMITKGWHGDNVTLVGIIDMDDLLSLPSYDGNEKAFSYIMQLTARTHHGTVLVQTFQPENPALRYAGTYDFDGFYREELDLRKVLSYPPYTQLIKLTCKGDTKEKVHALVKEKYATLCDVCKSDPKIRVSEPHDPLVNKVRTKYYRQIVVRCAHKKIPQALHYILRDCDLAWSIDMDPISIV, encoded by the coding sequence ATGGATACGTCAGACAAAAAATACCTCATTTCTGTTGCTCCGCTTACACGCATTGCCCTTTCACGCGATCAGTCGTTCTTTTATATGTGGCATGAGATGTTATCCACTGGAACGCTTGTGTCAATTTCAATAGGTCGGCGCACGATCGAAGGTATTGTGACAGATAGCGCACCGGATTTCCCGCGCGAAAGTCAATTTCAGATCAAACGAGTCACGAAGATCATTGAGAAGGATTTTCTCACGAAAGAACAACTGGAGTTGGCACAGTATATTTCAGAATACTATTATGCCCCTCTCGGACTCGTACTCAAACACTTTGTCCCCCAACGCACGATGATGCGTGGCACACCAGTCACTCTTCGTATTAAAAAACACACGATCGAAACAAATGTGGCGCAAGAAGATATCATTGCACAATTATTCACTACGCATAAGACATCTAGATCCTTTTTTCTCCACGCCCCAGTTGTCCATGACAAGATGACGATCCTTCTCGGATTGCTTCAAAAGATCCACGCCGAGAGTACATCTCAAACTTTATACATTCTCCCGGAACTGATGCAGACACCCTATATTTCAGAATTCTTTCATCAATTTTTTCCTGCAGATGAGGTCGCGATCCTCCACAGCAAAATTCCACGCGGACAATATTATCACAAGTGGCGAGCGATCCGTACAGGCAAAGTACGCGTCATCATTGGCACACGCAGTGCGCTTTTCGCACCGTTTACCAAACTGGCGACAGTGATCATCGACGAAGCACATGATCCGTCGCACAAACAATGGGACCATTATCCCCTTTATGACGCACGCACGGTGTCCTATACGCTTGCCACATTACATAATGCCACGCACATCCTCACATCCGCTGCCCCGCGTGCGGTGGATTATGTGCACAAACTCACCAAAGACGCGTCCCTCACATTTGTCCAATCCCCCGCGCACGCCCATGCAAAAATTGAGATCGTTGATATGAAAAAGGAACGCTGGGACAAAAACCGCTCACCTCTTTCACGCACGCTGACATATCAGATCAAGACTGCTTTGCAAAAAAACAAACAAGTTTTACTTTTTGTCAATCGTCAAGGGGAAAGTGCTTTTTCGCTCTGTACCAAATGTCGCACGGTTGTGTTGTGTCCCACATGCGATCGCGCACTCATTCATCACTCATCCAAAAAGTACATGTGTATTCATTGCTCTTTCACCATGCCATCCAGCGCAAAATGCACTGCGTGTAAAGCACCTGTTGAACATATCGGCATCGGCACACAGCGCATCGCCAAAGAATTACACAAAGCCCTCCCCAAAGCGCGCATCGCAGTAGTGGATTCCTCGACAATGAAAAAGACAGGTGCGCATAAAAAGATCTACGATGATTTCCGTGACAAGAAGATCGATGTCGTGATCGGTACACAGATGATCACAAAAGGCTGGCACGGCGACAATGTGACACTGGTCGGTATCATTGATATGGACGACCTCCTGAGCCTTCCATCATACGATGGCAACGAAAAAGCGTTTTCCTATATCATGCAACTCACCGCACGCACACATCACGGCACCGTACTTGTGCAAACATTTCAACCGGAGAATCCTGCCCTGCGCTATGCAGGCACATATGACTTTGACGGGTTTTATCGTGAAGAGTTGGATCTGCGCAAAGTACTTTCCTATCCGCCATATACACAACTCATCAAACTGACGTGCAAAGGAGATACAAAAGAAAAAGTGCATGCACTTGTCAAAGAAAAATATGCCACACTCTGTGATGTGTGCAAAAGTGATCCAAAAATTCGCGTCTCAGAACCGCATGATCCCCTCGTGAATAAAGTACGCACAAAATACTATCGCCAAATCGTTGTACGTTGTGCACACAAAAAGATTCCGCAAGCATTACACTATATATTACGCGACTGTGACCTCGCATGGTCGATTGATATGGATCCGATTTCTATCGTATAA
- the rlmN gene encoding 23S rRNA (adenine(2503)-C(2))-methyltransferase RlmN, translating into MNITQLSTYLSEHKHPDFRRKQIIKGIVQDGCATYAEITTIPRALQEELLRNVPILPFTVVKIHASQDGRAIKALLQLTEGKHMIETVLISPKPQMWSACISSQVGCAMGCAFCATGKLGLVRNLTTDEITSQVLLWRQYLKQHNIIDTFANIVYMGMGEPFMNWKNVKESIDILTDKDLFGFANRGLSISTSGIVSGIMDFADTCPQINLAISLHFVSDAKRTKYMPVNNGYDLSQLRHALQYYLSKNKRKIFIEYIMLKGINDTPEDARLLAQYVASIGHMQLLHINLIRYNAIGENFSPSERETVKKFQSIMQKAHIPCTIRKSVGDDISGACGQLAGK; encoded by the coding sequence ATGAATATCACACAGTTATCGACATATCTCTCAGAACATAAGCATCCGGATTTTCGCCGCAAGCAGATCATCAAGGGCATTGTGCAAGACGGTTGTGCAACATACGCGGAGATCACGACAATTCCACGAGCATTGCAAGAAGAATTATTACGCAATGTGCCGATTTTGCCGTTTACTGTGGTCAAAATACACGCCTCGCAAGACGGTCGCGCGATCAAAGCGCTGTTACAACTGACAGAGGGTAAGCACATGATCGAGACCGTTTTGATTTCTCCCAAACCACAAATGTGGTCAGCGTGCATTTCATCGCAAGTTGGCTGTGCGATGGGGTGCGCTTTTTGTGCAACGGGAAAATTGGGTTTGGTACGCAATCTTACAACGGATGAGATCACAAGTCAGGTGCTTTTGTGGCGTCAATATCTGAAGCAACATAATATCATCGACACATTTGCCAATATCGTCTACATGGGCATGGGAGAACCGTTTATGAATTGGAAGAATGTCAAAGAGAGCATTGACATATTGACGGATAAGGACCTCTTTGGATTTGCCAATCGCGGGCTCTCTATCTCCACATCGGGCATTGTGTCGGGGATCATGGATTTTGCAGATACGTGTCCACAGATCAATCTGGCGATTTCCTTGCATTTCGTATCTGATGCAAAACGTACAAAATACATGCCGGTGAACAATGGATACGATCTCTCACAATTGCGTCACGCATTGCAATATTATCTATCCAAAAACAAACGCAAAATTTTCATCGAATATATTATGTTAAAAGGGATCAATGATACGCCGGAAGATGCACGCTTGCTTGCGCAATACGTTGCATCGATCGGACATATGCAACTTCTTCATATCAATCTGATCCGTTACAACGCGATCGGAGAAAACTTCTCACCGTCAGAACGAGAAACGGTCAAAAAATTTCAATCGATCATGCAAAAAGCGCATATCCCGTGCACGATCCGCAAGAGTGTCGGCGATGATATCAGTGGCGCATGCGGACAACTGGCAGGGAAATAA
- a CDS encoding CapA family protein, with protein MKNTLTTLFLLMVATGSMVWGFVILYHHPEQLSQIQTTGVVEHATSDDLGASKEDENNATQEVRPVTILFAGDMNFDRHIRQKARQNGYENILAGTKDVMRGSDCVFANLEGPVTENASVSEGSAFGSAQNYQFTFDPQVVDVLKNTHVCAVNLGNNHMNNFGNEGIRSTKKFLEEKGITYVGDTGSPEEKRFDVLHIGGMAIGVVNYNAFVPDAREHVFADLAAVKNESDFVVVYTHWGVEYATQSRSVERELAHALIDAGSDVIIGSHPHVVQDAEEYNGKQIYYSLGNFVFDQYFRPETQKGLMVGVTFDKEHDTLTFREHTVCMKNTGQTVVCDAK; from the coding sequence ATGAAAAATACATTAACGACTCTTTTTTTACTTATGGTTGCCACGGGTAGTATGGTGTGGGGCTTTGTTATTTTGTATCATCATCCGGAACAGTTATCGCAAATACAAACTACAGGCGTTGTAGAGCATGCCACTTCTGATGATCTTGGAGCATCAAAAGAAGATGAAAACAATGCGACTCAAGAAGTGCGTCCCGTCACAATTCTCTTTGCAGGTGATATGAATTTTGATCGCCACATCCGGCAGAAAGCGCGTCAAAATGGTTATGAGAATATTTTGGCAGGGACAAAAGATGTAATGCGCGGCAGTGATTGTGTGTTTGCCAATCTCGAAGGACCGGTGACAGAAAATGCATCGGTGTCGGAAGGATCGGCATTTGGCTCCGCACAAAATTATCAATTTACATTTGATCCGCAGGTAGTCGATGTACTCAAAAATACACATGTGTGTGCAGTCAACCTCGGCAACAATCACATGAACAATTTTGGTAACGAGGGGATCCGGAGTACCAAAAAATTCTTGGAAGAAAAAGGTATCACGTATGTCGGTGATACGGGATCGCCGGAAGAAAAACGGTTTGATGTTCTCCATATTGGCGGTATGGCGATCGGCGTGGTGAATTATAACGCATTTGTACCGGATGCGCGCGAACATGTATTTGCCGACCTGGCCGCTGTAAAAAATGAAAGTGATTTTGTGGTGGTCTATACACATTGGGGTGTAGAATATGCAACACAATCGCGTAGTGTGGAAAGAGAACTTGCACATGCGCTGATCGACGCCGGTAGTGATGTGATCATCGGATCGCATCCGCACGTCGTACAAGATGCAGAGGAATATAACGGCAAGCAGATCTATTATTCATTGGGCAATTTTGTGTTTGATCAATATTTCCGTCCAGAGACACAAAAAGGTCTCATGGTAGGCGTGACTTTTGACAAAGAACATGATACACTGACTTTTCGTGAGCATACTGTTTGCATGAAAAATACCGGTCAAACGGTAGTATGTGATGCTAAGTAA